Genomic window (Helianthus annuus cultivar XRQ/B chromosome 3, HanXRQr2.0-SUNRISE, whole genome shotgun sequence):
TCAGCCCCTTTGATCAATATCCAACATTAAGAGAATCGGCACTTCATCTTCTTGCACCAAGTTTGTTTCTTCTTCTCTGCGGCTTGGTTGAGGATAGTCTGAGGCATGGTGTCCATAATCATTGCAATTATAGCACCTTACCTTATTTATGTCAAACACGAATTTGTCTTGGTTTCTTGAGTATCTCTTCCTATTATCAAAATCATCATTATTCCTTTTGAAGTTATGGCGTGACATGTCTTCTTCTCTTCCTTCTTGTCTGGATATACCTCGGCATCGTGAAGCGTGATACTTACCTCGTCCACGATTTCCAAAATGTCATTCATGATTAGAATAGTCATGATGTGTTAACCGCAATCCCTCTTGATTGGCTCATAGGCCTCCTTTCTTGGATTTGATCCTTTCTTCAAAGGTCTTGAGTCTTCCAATTGCTTTGTCTAGAGTCATGACATCTAAATATGAGTATTGTTCAATAGATGCAACGATCTGAATGAACCTATTAGGCACGGAGTTTAAGAGTTTCCGCACTAGGGTTGGTTGATCAAATGTTGATCATATCGTAGACTACTTGTCTTAGTGACAATGCTATTCGTGTTAGTTGTGAATGAATCGATCATGTCTCCCTTATTCATTTGTAGCATCTCAAATTAACTCAGATTTGAGAGCTTGTAGATGTGCTTTCTACACTCGACGCATATCTAATCTTCAAAGCATCccaattttttttagttttttttcacTTTTATAACTCGCAACTTGTAATACTAGATCCTCTGACAATCCTTGAAACAAACATGCAATTGTGGCTTTGTCTTACTTGACATCAAGTTGCAAGTCAGCACTTGGTTCTATCATTTTCCATAGCCCATGGAGATCAGGGTGAAACATGGGTGTGGGAATTGGCAACCATTGTCCTTACCAGTGGCCAGACCTGGCGGTTGTTGTGCGGTGATGATAATTAGAAAAAAGATgaatagagagagagaagattgTGTTGATAATTGGGGGGGGAGGGGGTACACTACTAGAAATCTTCATTTTTTACTACAAAAGTTTCCCACAAATTTTCTACAACTAAATTTTTACTACAACTTTCCTACAGTTTTTGCGACAAAAAcgagaaacaaaaaaaaaacctaaaacaacTTTTCCGCAATTTTCAGACAAAATCGCCACGCAACATGagtttgtaggaaatttgtagcaaattgagCCAATTTCCTACAGTTTTCCCACAAAATTGTCGcaaaaaaaatctgattttattaaaaaaattgtcgCAAATTTTGTCGGAATCTGGTAACTTTATTTCTGTAGGAAATTTGTAGGTACCATGtcgcaaaaaaaaaactaaaatttgtAGGAAAATTGTCTAAAATAGTTTTTAGagtttgtaggaaatttgtcgGAATCTGGTAACTTatcttattaaaaaaaattgtcgcAAATTTGTCGGAATCTGGTAACTTTATTTCTGTAGGATATTTGTAGGTACCgtgtagcaaaaaaaaaaactaaaatttgtaggaaatttgtctAAAATAGTGTTTAGagtttgtaggaaatttgtcgAAAATGGTTTTTTAATTAATTGTTTTCttaaattattaatattaaaaatgactaaaataaaatattaataaagtaTGTAAAAAGTGGGATTTGTGACAAATTTGTCGAAAAATGGTAGAAAAGGCTTTAAAAAAATTGTCAGAATTTTGTGGAAAGTTTTGCGATGGTTGTTATTTGTCGGAAAGTTGTAGCAAATTTTGTGGTAGTTTTGTCGCAATCATACTTTCCGACAAGGATTTTTCACACGGACCAGTTTTGTCGCAAATTTGTAGCTAAGGCCAATTTTCCACAGATTTGTTACAAATATGCTTGTCGTAAATCTGGCTGTTTTCTAGTAGTGGTAGTAGAGACAATACTTTTGGTTTTTCATGTGGGTTAGTTTTTTAATTCTTAAATTTTAATTTCAATAACATCAACTGGGTTTAGATTTCGTGTAAACTaattatttaatttgattttctATATAAAACCATGTGAAATTTAAGTAATATTATAAGTTTATTTTAAACGCAACACTATTTTCATCGTTTTTGTGGTATGTTaatttgtggtttagtttttctATCTACATTACTATACAGATTTTGCTTAAGACGCAGACGTGTTGAATGTATTGAATTTAGTTTGTTTAGCAATTTCGTATACATACGGTGTTCCCGCACGCCTAACACGTGGAGAGGTAAACACTAGTTTTTATTACTATTACAAGAAATAGACATATTTTATCAAGGTAATGTTCAAAGACACTGTCTCTTAATTAAAAAGAGGAAGTCGTAGGAAAGGTATCAAATGGACGGACGCTGATTGAACTCATTTATGCGGCGTTGGACCCATTTCGTCGAACTCTACGATATGAGGTTTTAGGTTTTCGGTTCTGGATTTTTAGCTTTTAGATATTAGAATTTTTGTTTCGATCATTGTGTCTTCTTATTTAGCATTGTGTTTTTCGTTTATTTGCGTATCTTTTTTCCTCGATCTTTTGCTATATTTCTCGGCATTGTATTATATTTTGTGATATACATTGTCTAGTATTATACTTTGAGAATAGTATAGAAAGATACTTGACGGGGACCATCATGGCAACCTTCCTGTATCCAGATCTTACGTAAGTGACGACACGTTCACATTTATAAATAGAAAAACAAGACCTTCTTCGAAAGTAGAATACGCGAGTTTAACTCTGCTGTCTTCCGATGGCTTTTCTTCTTCTTCCCGGAACCTCTAAACACCCACCGACCTCCTTTCAATCTTTCCCTCTATATTTTCTATATATACAATCATCTATCTCTATATCTTCTCATCAGTTCAAATCAATACAACAGTTCCATAAAATACTTCTGGTTCTCTAGATCAATGGCAACCAACAACAAAAAATATGAGTTCCATGATTTCTTACCTTTGATGGCTGAAAAACTGGGAGGAGATGGTTTGATTGATGAAATGTACAAAGGGTTTCAGCTGCTGATGGATCGCGATAAAGGGGTGATCACTTTCGATAGTTTGAAGAAGAATTCTTCATTTTTAGGTCTTCATGATCAATCCGATGCTGATCTTTTGAGCATGTTGAGAGTAGGCGATTTAGATGGAGATGGTGCACTCAGTCAAATGGAATTTTGTGTTCTTATGTTTAGATTGAGCCCCGGTTTGATGGAGCAATCTGAGTTTTTGTTAGAACAAGCCCTGCAACAGGAGTTTGATGATTTTTGATATTGAATTTTaaattgttaattatttataaaGATTTTTTAACCTGTTGATAATAGGCCCAAAGGCCGAATATGTTGTTTTCATGCTATATTAATGCGGTGTACGTTCTGTGTCAATGGTTGTATAGGGAGTTTAGTGTATATTACGAGAATTGTTTATAAAacgattttatttaaaaatgtaTACTTTGAAGAGTCTCCCTTGCAAATAAGCGTGAAAAGATTTTATaaaaagtttacaacttgtttCCAGAAAAAAAGGTTGGAACCTGCAGACACACTCAAGTCATACGGACTGGAGGCTAACACAGTTTCCACCATACCATTTGCCTTTCTTGATTTAACATCCCTTTGCGTGTGTGTACATTAAATCAAACGTAAAAAATGGGAAGTCAGTGAAGTATCCACTTATTGAGGAAACCCCTCAACCAATTATAGCCCATAActtttgaacggccaacagaaGAACTATTTTATTAAACTAGCAAGGTGCTAGGCACCAAATTTACACAGTGAAACGATACAAAAACACACCATTAGGCCGAAACCACACAAAAAATTAGTTCAAAAGTTAAAATTTCCCCGGCCGCTCTAAGTCCACCCGGGCTCTTTCGACCGATTCTTGACTCATAAGAAACTTAGCGATTTAACCTCCTCCACTACCCTTCTGATCTCCGGATTCGCTTGATTAAAAATCACTTCATTGCGTATCCTCCAAATGCACCATTTGACCAATTGAATAATGGCATAACTTACTATCTTTTTCTTCATATGATAGAGATCTAGGATATCCTTGAAGCCCAAAGAAATTATTAGAGGGATTTTAACCCATTGTGCAACAATCTGCCATATAATTTATGTGCAGTGGCAAGACAAAAAACATGGTCACAAGATTctaatgtaagattaaatatattatgtttaatatttaatctattagccattataatcatttacataatatagatcaaaatatataataacctattaaataattagttggtaattgttgatggaccatattacccttattaactaattaggtttcctcttgggtgcttatataaggagacttatgtggaggttaaaAGGTTACACACTTAGACATAACCTAATTAGCATAACATCAATATCGCCTCTCTCTCTCCAtagccgatacccttttcggttttcatcatcaccatcatcagtcagcaccctaaggaggaaccaaatcACACTGACAAACATGTCGAACTCGATGTCGTcttctctgactggattctccactgcattgtctgctgtaacaggtatgttttcatgttttccattatgattaaacagaactgatccaacatgtggtatcagagcatatgttgattagtcagttctgttttcttATCCATCAATTCTGGGGTAGAAatctggaaaacggaattttgatAACTTAATAAACCTAAGAGCCGGTTTCAAGTCATAAAGATCCACTCGAGATCACTGTTTCGAGGAAAATAATTTGTTTTAAATGTATCGAAATCAAAACGTGTAAACTTATAACCGAAATCTGTTTTAGAAATgccttaaaattcaggtttcgggttccagaatttgtgttttatttttttagggttcatcatgttcttaggaaaattcgaaaatcctttatgttttggaatgtaattaggattgatgagtgtttttttttgtttgatccaattttatcttttaagtttattcgaaaactgttaaaaagatatacagttataattttcgaaatccttgataaatttaGATCAACAATAAAACAGGAAACACTATCACACAATCCCTTaaatttcgagttttcagttattatcacattaacagctgttaacaggaaGTTTCGAAGTCCTTTTCAACAAGCCGAGaccaagatctcgactcgagaccacgagatctcgactcgaaatcataaatGTTCTCAAATATTCACAGctcgagacaacgatttcgaCTTGAGACCACTAAGGTTTCAACTAAGGGCTTcaatcttcacaactcgagaccatggttgcgactcgagacctcataaggagtcgagatctcataattcacaacagtcgagaccatgattgcgactcgagacactgaggttgctactcgagaccttaatgagtcgagacctcataatgatgagtcgagacctcataatgatgagtcgagacttgactcgagatctcactcgagacctcataactgagtcgagatctcactcgaaacctcattattttaggctgtttaatatgaactaagatttagctactaaataattggtttttgtaattacctagttaattaatcagaatcagataatgttttacaaaaccaaaatggcttaacttgaatgagcttttgatgtatcatttctggccaaagctgatttgatacatctacttatcatttaTGTATTACGAAAGccatgttaagtgtgcatcataaacatgaatgtcttaatatctggccaaagctgatttaattccttcataaaTGGCaaacttaacaagtgcataactaaagtgattgtctcaatttctggccaaagctgatttgttacaatcactttgcacacatgcttaaatgattacacttctggtcAAAGCTGATTtgttttcgtttaagtagaattttaactaagtctattattttgatgttagtaatagacaatatcacagcttcataatataaaatggtcattatttatacatgccttagtttaacgtgcccttagatcacattaggacttcttccttagtatcataacttgctcatcttatttccactatcagcgcccaattatgggattccacctttgactggtgataactttgctgcatggaaggatgctctcatgcttacactTGGATTGCTGGACTTTGACTATACTcttagagagaataagccagcggaccttactacacaaagtactgctgctgagcagttaactcatgaaaagtggacaaggtgtaaccgcatgtctctcatgttcatgaagcagtccataagcaatgcaatcaggggagccattcctgattctgaagatgctaaaacctacttggcttctgtggaggcgcagttcaaggggacgtctaaagcacacgctagtacccttatcctcaagctggtgacgactaagtatgatgggaggagcggcattcgcgagcacatcatgatgatgaatgacatggccaataagctgaaggggctggaaatgaaaatcagtgatggtttccttgttcatttcatcattacttcgcttccttcgtcctttgaagcattcaagatcaattacaacactcagaaggacaaatggacgatgagtgagctggtcgctatgtgcgtacaggaggaagagcgtatgaggatggatcgcattGTGGGAATCGAAATTGGTCCTAAAACCTTATCCCACACCCatatgccactaggctataaagccatagACGTCTGCTCTTTGAATTAGTGGACTACCTAGAAACACTTAAAATCTACAAAACCCAAAATCCGCTCCCTGAATTAGCAGACTACCTAGAAACACTTAAATCTCCTCAACCACCATGGAACACTTCTCCTTTTCCTAACTTTTAGTTTATTAAACAATATGTGTATATATGCATGTATATGTGCGTGTATAGAAAGAGAGGTTAACTTAATATGTTCATCAATGTAGCCTGGAGGAAGAATTAAGGCTATacggtatgggggtcggccccggcccgtcgcgggtcggcgacggtccaaacaccgtgccgcccccatACGTCGCCGTCCTCTCCGTCCCTTTTCGGACGTTCTCGACGAAGCAAAAAGATGTGGGCCCCCCATATGACCGTTtgaatattaataaaaaaaaaaaaaaaactaacggctacttttcaaataaacacccaTTTCAataccatttttataaatactcacaccCTTAACCCCTTTTTTCACCACTTTTCACCCAataccaccccatctctctcacattttataaaccACTCATCTCTTTTTATAAAAAGTCTTCATATTTTGCATCATTTTTTACCCGCTTCCACACCATTTCTCGCTAAAAAAATATCATGGCTTCACCCGTTTCTTCAATTTCCTCAATTTCATCAatgtcttcatcgtcttcgtccgagtggtattcatcatcttcggaagaggatgttattatgcacaacatgattatgaacgcggctcaAGTGTTCATGTCGGCCGCTGAAGGGTCGTCCCAACCGCTAACCAGGCGAGCAAAATATAATcgagaccaagaaggtattttaattttttttgtatgttttaaaatgtatgtttttttttgtatgttttaaaatgtatgttttaattagtttcatttattttttgttctaaatttatagccggccacgataaactagttgccgattattttgccgacgaacccgtgtacccaGCTGAGATTTTTCGACGTCGTTTCCGCATGAGTCGTCAACTGTTCTTACGTATTGCAGGCGACATGGCAcagtctgatccgttttttacatTGCGAAACGATGCTAGAGGGCAAAGGGGGTTCAgcaatttacaaaaatgtacgtcggccattcgccaacttgcGTACGGTTACGCACCAGATGCATTAGACGAGTACATTAGGATGTCTGACAGAACCGCACGTCGTTGTTTGTACAAGTTTTGCCaatgggttgtcaaattgtaTAGCAAGCGATACCTGCGGAAACCGAACGCAAACGACGTACAAAAATTATATCAGGCACACGAACAGAGACATGGTTTcccaggaatgctcgggagcattgattgcatgcactggcaGTGGCAGAGTTGCCCGGTTGCAtggcaaggtcagtatactaggggagatcagggacatccgactatcattctagaggctgttgcgtcacaggatctctggataTGGCATGCTTTTTTCGGTCTACCCGGGTCACTCAACGACCTCAACATCATTTACCAGTCCCAGATTTTTGATGATGTAGTGGCGAgtacaggtccagacacaagctttacggtttcaggggtggagtacaggcgaggttactacctagccgatgggatatacccaacgtactcgacaatCGTTAAAACTGTCCCGCACCCGACCGACGACAAAAGGAAAAAGTTTGCAAAGTTTCAAGAGGGCgcaagaaaagatattgaacgggcttttggtgttctacaaaaaaaatggcacatcatttctattccagcacgttcgcaaacaccaaggaggttacgacacattatgtacgcttgtatcatccttcataacatgatcattgaagacgaagggagagcgatatgcgattacgacgaaaacgcgtctactggaaattctgttccagttagtgAGCAAGAACAAGATTTGAACGCcttcgctctacgtaacgagttcacacatcacaacctacaagcggacttggtggagcATATTTGGAACAACGCTGAAAACGAACCCGCCCACCACATGGAAGACGACGACTAGTAGCTTATTTTAGGATATTTGTacgtttttttttaactttaggtttttaagtttatgttttttttagtttatttttttttaagtttaattttttttttatgtttatgtaatgttttataatattaattaaaatattttattactttatttgttaaatgtttaaaaaaagatggagatttaaaaaaaaaatatatataaaagtggtggaggatgatgactaggaccatcctcccatgccccctagttttggaggatgatccatccttggaaggactatgatgtggcgcctacgtggcggatcatcctccaaggatggtccatcaccataccatgtagtctAACATATGCAAGTTGTGAATACTATTCCATGTGAATTAATGCATCAGCCACCAATTAATGCATCAGCCACCAATTGAAGTAATTTACTTACAAAGCTACTTCACAAAGTCAACCCCACCTTGTTATAAGTAGATCATAACCAAGAAAGAACTTAAAACACAGTTGCAGATAACCAAAAGTAAAAGAAAGATGGGGTGGACATGGAAGGAAGAACACCTGGATTTATTCTTGGTTCCATTAGGTCTCTGGATCATGTGCACTTATCATCTCTTTCTTCTCTACAGATACCTCAAACATCCCCAACTCACAGCTATCGGGTTCGAGAATAATAACAAGAATGGTTGGGTCAGAAAAACACTTCTGGTATAACTTAATTCAACCACTTATCTTCTTCTTTACTAGTAATATTCATCGAAAACTGCCTTTAGAGACAGTTTTCCGACAACTATGGTTTCGTCGGAAATTCTCAAAATCATTTCTGACAAAAACTTTTCGATCTTGTTTGTAGATTTTAACGATTATTCTGTTTTCTTGAATTGATGCAGATTGAACCCAAAGATAGAGGGTTTGCTCTAGGTGTTCTTAATGGTCAATTAGCAGCCTCAACTTCCTTAAGCTCAATATCTTTAGTCCTATGTTCTCTTATTGGTGCTGTACTAGGTAACTCATCTGATAACTATCTTACAGACAGATTTATCTTAGGGGACACAAGTAAATCCACCAGCGCCATTAAATACATAATGATTCTATCTTGCTTTCTACTGGCCTTTGCTTGTTTTGTACAAACAACAAGACACTTTGTGCATGCTGGTTTCCTTATAAGCATGCCCGCCGGTGATGTTCCTGTTGAGTGCATCCAAAAGGCGGTGATCCGAGGAAGCAATTTCTGGGCTGTTGGATTGCGCGCCCTCTATTTCGCTACCACTTTGCTTCTGTGGATTTTCGGCCCGGTTCCTATGTTTGTTGGCGCGGTAGCTACAGTGATGATCTTGCATTTTCTGGATATTAATAAACAACCCATGATTGGGTATGGAACAAACAAGAGTAGTAATTCTGTAGTTGGGGCTGTAGCACAAAATGGAAGGAATTAGAGATGATAAAGTTTAAACATCTCGTTAATATTTCAAACCCTATCTTTTGTGTTTCTTAGATCGATGTTAGTGTATCCCTTTCCTTACTCAAAGTCAACTTTCATGTATTAAATTTCATTACAATTTTAGTACATAATTAATGTACAGATATATTATTATAAATCATCAACTTATGCAACTTGATAGAATATACTAAAGAGTAAAAGAGTATATAAACTAATATGAAAGCTAATCAGAACCATCGACAAAAGAGAATCATTACGAAATCGCATCTAAGCCATCGATCTATCTTCCTATCCAGTCGTTGAAGTTTTTGTCTGACAAGCTTTCGTTGACTTGCATCTGTTTCGGATAATCCGAAGGATACAGGTAGCAAGGCAAGTTTACATCAATAGGTTCGACTGCAGTGTTGGCCCCAAAAtggatctttgatctctagacaTGAATCGAACTTGAATATAAAATCGAATATCTTTACATGTGATTCTGAATGTGTACAGGGATATAATACAATTGAAAACTACaagcctatttatactaattgaaTAGATGCAAGTGAAAGGACGTGTCTCCTCTTCGCGTCTGATGATCTTGTGGTTCTCAATCGATTTGAAGAGGTGTGTCTTCTTGTCCAAGTCGCGTCCCTGTGTTCTTGTTTCCTGATGTCGCAGATCAAGAGGTGCGATCATAGGGATATGTCGTATCCTCAAGTTGTTGGTTACAACCTTCCAACTTGTCATCTTTAGTCCCCGCACTCTCGTAACTTATCTAATTCTAACATAAACTATCTTTATACTAATTTCATAACGAACCCTTATACTTATAGGATGTGAAGGAGATTATGATTTCATTCACCCCCCTAATCTCGAACATCCTTGAGTTGTAGATCTTGAACTTGATCAATTCCATCTTCTTGAAACTCCTCGGTATCCAACGTTTCACACGGATCTTCTTATTCACCAACCTTGCTCCTCACGAACCATGTTTCACTCGAACTCGCTTCACACAAACTTGCTTCACACTTGTCTTGACCGTACGAACCTTTTCTTATGTAGTTGTCTCAACACGAACTCCACCGATCTTAGATTAACTTGCCCACCATCATATCACATGATCGGAATCCATCTCGCATAGATTTTGATAAACTGAGTCACTCAGATTTGTCTTGCGGTTGTATCACACAACACTTTCTTCTTCTGACCCAGTCACAGGATACGCGTGTCTTCTTCCTGATCTATCACAGATTAAATATCCTCTTCACGGTTGTTTCTCACAACGGGTTTTTCATCATTGATTGCTTCTCTCACAGATTCTCCACTTTTACCTGATCCACTCACTGGATTATTTTATTGCATATTACTATATCAAATTCTGCATTCACTGCACCTTTTCTGCACTCACTGCAAATTATCTTCTTGTTTCCGACATTCATTGCATCACTTTCTTTCCATAGCACTTTGTTTCTTCACAGCCCTTCTATTGCTTCTCTCGACTTTTGTTTCTGAAATCGATTTTCTGAGTATCTTGAACTGAGACTGAATTGATTTGATTTCTTCTTGCTCTAAATCGATTTAACCTGAATCGATTTTTTTTTGTTGGGATTCTTTGATGCGTTCTTTCTTCGTGGCTCTGGTTTTTGAATCGATGTTATACTGAATCgattttccttttccttcaatacTGATTCGATGTTGACTGGATCGAATTAACTAAATCAATTTTCTTCTGAATCGATTTGGTTTCTGATTGATCACGAGTTGAAGAACGAATTGGATTTGAACCTAGGCTGTTTCGGTTCATCTCGGACAGAATCACACGTTTCCTTTAAATAGCGATCATTGCTTTTCTTCGAATCACTTGATCTTAACAACACACTTCGAATTACTCGAACGATTCCTTCTTCACCGGCTTCTTCTTCCAGATCGACTCGCTCGATGTTTTTTAAACTTTGAATAACCACCGGATTAAATTCTGATTCTTCCTAGCACTCCAACGAAACAAGAAAACAACCCTGTTTTGTGCTCCTGTACTCGGTTTTATTCACTCACGAACCCTAGTCTGATTGCTAACTTAGAATTCTCACAACCCTTACTTTCTTGTTTCTAAAATTTCCTAACCACCAATACGAACCACTGTACTAGTAAAATTCAATTCCCTTGAATTCAACAAACTCTCAAATCTTTAACCCGCGAATAACCACAACGCGTATTAATTGAATTCCTGACAATCTAATTCGCACTATAACCccgaaatcaaaaccctagatttcGAACAGAACCCTGGTTCGACAACCTTGAACCGAAAAAACTAAAAACTTGCGAATTGAAAATAGAATGATGAAACCTGATCGTGAATAACTCTGCGATTCGATGCCTTGCGATTCTCGTGCCTAGAGCCtgacgctctgataccaatttttGCCCAGAAtggatctttgatctctagacaTGAATCGAACTTGAATATAAAACCGAATATCTTTACATGTGATTCTGAATGTGTACAGGGATATAATACAATTGAAAACTACaagcctatttatactaattgaaTAGATGCGAGTGAAAGGACGTGTCTCCTCTTCGCGTCTGATGATCTTGTGGTTCTCAATCGATTTGAAGAGGTGTGTCTTCTTGTCCAAGTCGCTTCCCTGTGTTCTTGTTTCCTGATGTCGCAGATCAAGAGGTGCGATCATAGGGATATGTCGTATCCTCAAGTTGTTGGTTACAACCTTCCAACTTGTCATCTTTAGTCCCCGCACTCTCGTAACTTATCTAATTCTAAGATAAACTATCTTTATACTAATTTCATAACGAACCCTTATACTTATAGGATGTGAAGGAGATTATGATTTCATGCAGCACCATGGGCGAACCCTCTCCCTCGTCTCCTGCCATGGATTTGTAGTTTATGATTTTAATTTTGATagtcctgctctgataccatgtaaaattTAGTGATCGAGAGTTGATTGTGGTTTTATTGATGGTTAACCAAGAAAAAGAAGATACATATATAGCCGATGGCTACTAAAGAAAAGCTAGTAATTAGCAACAAACTAAACAGAAGACCCTACAAAGAATTGATAATTGAAAAGATAAACATCAGCCCCTTTGATCAATATCCAACATTAAGAGAATCGGCACTTCATCTTCTTGCACCAAGTTTGTTTCTTCTTCTCTGCGGCTTGGTTGAGGATAGTCTGAGGCATGGTGTCCATAATCATTGCAATTATAGCACCTTACCTTATTTATGTCAAACACGAATTTGTCTTGGTTTCTTGAGTATCTCTTCCTATTATCAAAATCAT
Coding sequences:
- the LOC110883675 gene encoding calcium-binding protein PBP1-like encodes the protein MATNNKKYEFHDFLPLMAEKLGGDGLIDEMYKGFQLLMDRDKGVITFDSLKKNSSFLGLHDQSDADLLSMLRVGDLDGDGALSQMEFCVLMFRLSPGLMEQSEFLLEQALQQEFDDF
- the LOC110886828 gene encoding uncharacterized protein LOC110886828 — encoded protein: MGWTWKEEHLDLFLVPLGLWIMCTYHLFLLYRYLKHPQLTAIGFENNNKNGWVRKTLLIEPKDRGFALGVLNGQLAASTSLSSISLVLCSLIGAVLGNSSDNYLTDRFILGDTSKSTSAIKYIMILSCFLLAFACFVQTTRHFVHAGFLISMPAGDVPVECIQKAVIRGSNFWAVGLRALYFATTLLLWIFGPVPMFVGAVATVMILHFLDINKQPMIGYGTNKSSNSVVGAVAQNGRN